Proteins encoded within one genomic window of Mycolicibacterium aubagnense:
- a CDS encoding purine-cytosine permease family protein, whose product MTTEQSLDEVQGNPMAGAHAGPWSRFVAWAGQDTIEDFSLRYAPKSFRKWSPMACAVAALGGIAYLADYSIGASIAVTHGAASAVVAILVAAVTIFLTGIPIAYYAAKYNIDMDLLTRGAGFGYFGSTLTSLIYASFCFIFFALEGSIMAQAMKLAFGIPLALGYIIGSLIIIPLVLYGMTALAKFQVWTQPLWLILFVAPIAFIATADPAGFHGFLSWAGDGGSERVTAIGVGAGAGVALSLIAQIGEQVDYLRFMPEKSETPPLRWWGAVLAAGPGWVILGAAKQICGAFLAFYVAGKVGFTAATEPIEQFLGGFGSVIHNDVAALALATLMVLLSQVKINVTNAYSGSLSWSNFFSRILHVHPGRVVYLGLHIAIALALMLSNMFAVLNTILGFYSNVAIAWVGAIVADLVINKPLLKLSPSYVEFKRAYLYSINPVGFVSMLVGSVFSILAFYHAFGDFLAAWSPYLALTLAFVLSPVICIATKGKYYLARPNPLREEIEKEPLWAGQTLLDVVDQKRYELPDMVHDCPFHHGTVSSLTCTLTKDCHDMCKKDGYTDSASADQLKTATAPQSS is encoded by the coding sequence ATGACAACCGAGCAATCCCTAGACGAAGTTCAGGGCAACCCGATGGCCGGGGCACACGCCGGCCCGTGGTCCCGCTTCGTCGCCTGGGCCGGCCAGGACACCATCGAGGACTTCTCACTTCGGTACGCGCCCAAGTCTTTTCGCAAATGGTCACCCATGGCGTGCGCCGTGGCGGCGTTGGGCGGCATCGCCTACCTCGCCGACTACTCCATCGGCGCCTCCATCGCCGTCACCCACGGCGCGGCCAGCGCAGTCGTGGCAATCCTGGTCGCCGCCGTCACCATCTTTCTCACCGGCATCCCGATCGCCTATTACGCCGCCAAATACAACATCGACATGGATCTGCTCACGCGCGGAGCGGGTTTCGGATACTTCGGATCGACTCTGACCAGCCTGATCTACGCCAGCTTCTGCTTCATCTTCTTCGCGCTCGAAGGCTCGATCATGGCGCAGGCGATGAAGTTGGCGTTCGGCATCCCGTTGGCGCTCGGCTACATCATCGGCTCACTGATCATCATCCCGCTGGTGCTCTACGGCATGACCGCCCTGGCCAAGTTCCAGGTCTGGACGCAGCCGTTGTGGCTGATCCTGTTCGTGGCCCCGATCGCCTTCATCGCGACCGCGGATCCCGCAGGCTTCCACGGATTTCTGAGCTGGGCGGGTGACGGCGGGAGCGAACGGGTTACCGCTATCGGAGTGGGCGCCGGGGCCGGCGTCGCGCTGTCCCTCATCGCCCAGATTGGTGAACAGGTCGACTATCTGCGCTTCATGCCAGAGAAGTCGGAAACACCGCCATTGCGGTGGTGGGGTGCGGTACTCGCCGCCGGACCGGGATGGGTCATCCTCGGTGCGGCCAAACAGATTTGCGGCGCCTTCCTGGCCTTCTACGTCGCGGGGAAGGTCGGTTTCACAGCCGCTACCGAACCCATCGAGCAGTTCCTCGGCGGCTTCGGCTCGGTCATCCACAACGACGTCGCCGCGCTTGCCCTCGCCACTCTGATGGTGCTGCTGTCGCAGGTGAAGATCAACGTCACCAACGCGTACTCGGGCTCGTTGTCCTGGTCGAACTTCTTCAGCCGCATCCTGCACGTGCACCCCGGCAGGGTGGTGTACCTCGGCCTGCACATCGCCATCGCGTTGGCACTGATGCTCAGCAACATGTTCGCCGTGCTCAACACCATCCTGGGTTTCTACTCCAATGTCGCGATCGCCTGGGTCGGTGCCATCGTCGCCGACCTGGTGATCAACAAGCCGCTGCTCAAACTCAGCCCGTCGTACGTCGAGTTCAAGCGCGCCTATCTCTACAGCATCAATCCGGTGGGCTTCGTCTCCATGCTGGTGGGTTCGGTGTTCTCGATCTTGGCCTTCTACCACGCCTTCGGTGACTTCCTGGCGGCCTGGTCGCCCTACCTCGCGCTGACATTGGCGTTCGTGCTGTCGCCGGTGATCTGCATCGCGACCAAGGGCAAGTACTACCTGGCGCGGCCTAATCCGCTTCGCGAGGAGATCGAGAAGGAGCCGCTGTGGGCCGGACAGACACTGCTGGACGTCGTCGACCAGAAGCGGTACGAGCTACCGGATATGGTGCACGACTGCCCTTTTCATCACGGCACCGTCTCCTCACTGACCTGCACGCTGACAAAGGACTGCCATGACATGTGCAAGAAAGACGGATACACCGACTCGGCGAGCGCGGACCAACTGAAGACAGCGACGGCACCGCAATCGAGCTGA
- a CDS encoding amidase, with product MTRISTFGDDALGDLDAVGVADAIRSGAVSAAEAVRAAIARTEKAQPELGGMAYAAFEQAVEKASAPRPFGGFFDGVPTFIKDNVAVRGWPTMQGADAWAPRPMPADGEWARLYLSTGLVALGKTQMSEFGFSASAEHPRLGPVRNPWDTTVTAGASSSGSGAFVAAGVVPIAHANDGGGSIRIPASCNGLVGLKPTRGRLPLDRETRMPLQIVANGVLTRSVRDTAAFYREAERVFRNPKLPAIGDITAPGRTRLRIAVCTSSIGRDASPEIRELTMKTAARLEELGHRVTEIGNPAPERFRDDFVLYWAFLAFALVRGGKHTFGPSFDRTRLDNLTLGLERMAARNLHRVPGAIARLAASRRIPARLARDYDVVLTPTLSEVTPPIGHLDPTGDYDQVMSRLIDWVGFTPLQNASGAPAVSLPLAQSAAGLPVGMMFGAAAGQEATLLALAFELEQAIGWPSLAAR from the coding sequence ATGACGCGCATCAGCACATTCGGTGACGACGCCCTCGGTGATCTCGACGCGGTCGGTGTGGCCGACGCGATCCGCAGTGGTGCGGTGTCAGCAGCCGAGGCGGTGCGGGCGGCGATCGCCCGGACCGAGAAGGCGCAGCCCGAGCTGGGCGGCATGGCCTATGCAGCCTTCGAGCAGGCAGTCGAAAAGGCCAGCGCACCAAGGCCGTTCGGAGGATTCTTCGACGGCGTGCCGACATTCATCAAGGACAACGTCGCGGTCCGGGGCTGGCCGACCATGCAGGGCGCCGACGCCTGGGCGCCCCGGCCGATGCCGGCCGACGGGGAGTGGGCACGCCTGTACCTGTCAACGGGGCTGGTGGCGCTCGGCAAGACGCAGATGTCCGAGTTCGGATTCAGCGCGTCGGCTGAACACCCCCGCCTCGGCCCGGTACGGAACCCGTGGGATACCACGGTGACCGCGGGTGCGTCATCGTCCGGGTCGGGCGCGTTCGTCGCGGCCGGCGTGGTGCCCATCGCGCACGCCAACGACGGCGGCGGGTCCATCCGAATCCCGGCATCCTGCAACGGATTGGTCGGCCTCAAGCCCACGCGCGGGCGGCTGCCGCTGGACCGGGAAACCCGAATGCCGCTGCAGATCGTCGCCAACGGCGTTCTCACCCGCAGCGTCCGGGACACCGCGGCGTTCTACCGGGAGGCCGAGCGTGTCTTCCGCAATCCGAAACTGCCGGCGATCGGCGACATCACCGCGCCGGGGCGGACCCGGCTGCGCATCGCGGTGTGCACCAGCTCGATCGGCCGTGACGCCAGCCCCGAGATTCGAGAGCTGACCATGAAGACGGCCGCCCGGCTGGAAGAGCTCGGCCACCGCGTCACCGAGATCGGCAACCCGGCACCGGAACGGTTCCGGGACGACTTCGTGCTCTACTGGGCCTTCCTGGCGTTTGCCTTGGTCCGGGGCGGGAAACACACGTTCGGCCCGAGCTTCGACCGCACCCGGTTGGACAACCTGACCCTGGGTCTGGAGCGCATGGCCGCCCGCAACCTGCATCGGGTGCCGGGCGCCATCGCCCGCCTGGCCGCGTCGCGCCGTATCCCGGCGCGCTTGGCCCGGGACTACGACGTGGTGCTCACTCCCACTCTCAGTGAAGTCACGCCACCCATCGGCCATCTGGACCCGACTGGCGACTACGACCAGGTGATGTCGCGGCTGATCGACTGGGTCGGCTTCACGCCGCTGCAGAACGCCAGTGGGGCACCGGCTGTTTCGCTGCCGCTGGCCCAGTCCGCCGCGGGACTGCCGGTCGGCATGATGTTCGGGGCTGCGGCAGGCCAGGAGGCCACGCTGCTCGCACTGGCCTTCGAGCTGGAGCAGGCGATCGGCTGGCCGTCGCTCGCGGCACGTTGA
- a CDS encoding glutathionylspermidine synthase family protein, whose protein sequence is MRRERSTPRPGWQQIIAKQGMCFDTPATDARGNARPYWDESVHYVFDMDEVLSIEASVEVLHSMCLDAVEQVVLTERYRDFGLPEWSWPHIEKSWRRSDPHLYGRFDLRYDGRRPPVLLEYNADTPTSLLEASILQWYWKTDVFPNDDQWNSLHEKLVERWKEIRDRLPGNETHFTWSSADSSGEDNVTLAYLQECAAEAGLHTVGLAIEELGWDRDLLRFVDLEEAPISTLFKLYPWEWVLDDEFGRYAVESLPETMWVEPLWKSLLSNKAILAVLWEMYPGHPNLLPAYVDDPHELTEYVRKPKLGREGANVTIVGAGFETQTGGVYGEEGYVYQLLDPLPQFDDMRPALGAWIVGDESAGLGIRETSGLVTDNGAAFVPHRIPQ, encoded by the coding sequence ATGCGGCGCGAACGCAGCACCCCGCGGCCGGGGTGGCAGCAGATCATCGCCAAACAGGGCATGTGTTTCGACACGCCCGCCACCGACGCGCGCGGCAATGCCCGCCCGTATTGGGATGAGTCGGTGCACTACGTGTTCGACATGGACGAAGTGCTCTCGATCGAGGCGTCGGTCGAGGTGCTGCACTCGATGTGTCTGGACGCGGTCGAGCAGGTGGTGCTGACCGAGCGCTACCGCGACTTCGGACTGCCGGAGTGGAGCTGGCCGCATATCGAAAAGTCTTGGCGGCGAAGCGATCCGCACCTGTACGGCCGCTTCGACCTGCGCTACGACGGCCGTCGGCCCCCGGTGCTGCTGGAGTACAACGCCGACACCCCGACGTCGCTGTTGGAGGCGTCGATCCTGCAGTGGTACTGGAAGACCGACGTCTTTCCGAACGACGACCAGTGGAACTCGCTGCACGAGAAGCTGGTGGAGCGGTGGAAGGAAATCCGGGATCGGTTGCCCGGCAACGAAACCCACTTCACCTGGTCGTCCGCCGACTCCAGCGGTGAGGACAACGTGACGCTGGCCTATCTGCAGGAGTGCGCCGCCGAGGCCGGGCTGCACACCGTCGGCCTGGCCATCGAGGAGCTGGGCTGGGACCGGGACCTGCTGCGGTTCGTCGACCTGGAAGAGGCACCCATCTCGACGCTGTTCAAGCTCTACCCGTGGGAATGGGTGCTCGACGACGAATTCGGCCGCTACGCAGTCGAATCCCTGCCAGAAACCATGTGGGTCGAGCCGCTGTGGAAGTCGCTGCTGAGCAACAAGGCGATCCTGGCGGTGCTGTGGGAGATGTACCCGGGACACCCGAACCTGTTGCCGGCCTATGTCGATGACCCGCACGAGTTGACCGAATACGTGCGAAAGCCCAAGTTGGGGCGCGAGGGGGCGAACGTCACGATCGTCGGCGCCGGGTTCGAGACGCAGACCGGCGGCGTCTACGGCGAGGAGGGGTACGTCTACCAATTGCTCGACCCGCTACCGCAATTCGACGATATGCGTCCCGCTCTCGGTGCGTGGATCGTCGGCGACGAATCAGCCGGACTCGGTATCCGGGAGACCTCGGGTCTGGTTACCGACAACGGCGCAGCCTTTGTGCCCCACCGCATCCCGCAGTGA